In a genomic window of Treponema pectinovorum:
- a CDS encoding OadG family protein — translation MTIGSMLSQSAILTLLGMCVVFGFLIIMIGCMNLLRIAVRAFNLDKEETKTETVAAPATSVATDQKAVVAAIATALHNKN, via the coding sequence ATGACAATTGGTTCTATGCTAAGTCAGAGTGCAATTCTTACTCTGCTTGGGATGTGTGTCGTTTTCGGTTTTCTCATTATCATGATTGGATGCATGAATTTGCTTAGAATTGCAGTTCGTGCTTTTAACCTTGATAAAGAAGAAACAAAAACAGAAACTGTTGCAGCGCCTGCTACTTCTGTTGCAACAGATCAAAAGGCTGTGGTTGCTGCTATTGCAACTGCCTTGCACAATAAAAACTAA